Proteins encoded within one genomic window of Candidatus Woesearchaeota archaeon:
- a CDS encoding TIGR00269 family protein → MRCLTCKQPVVFSSLCKKHFIASVEKKVLDTIKKHKLITAKDKVVVGVSGGKDSLTILYLLQKWKYKVIAVCIDEGIAGYRPSTIEDMKAFCEKYHVPYTIVSYKEALGKTLDEMKVLLKEKPCTICGAFRRYLLNKKARELGATKLVTGHNLDDESQAVLMNLLKHQVDLLPRLGPITGMVKDTAFVPRIKPLYFVTEKEIAAYAFLQGLGVRYVECPNAVGAYRAKVGDTLNDLERLYPGGKARLLKHFVSRLPLLKKKLRNVPLLRHCQTCDEPCVGEYCKACMLLKELGA, encoded by the coding sequence ATGCGCTGTCTCACATGCAAACAACCTGTTGTTTTTTCTTCTCTTTGTAAAAAACACTTTATCGCTTCTGTTGAGAAAAAAGTATTGGACACTATCAAGAAACATAAACTCATTACTGCAAAAGATAAAGTTGTTGTTGGAGTGAGCGGAGGCAAGGATTCTCTCACTATCCTCTATTTACTTCAAAAATGGAAATATAAAGTGATCGCTGTCTGCATTGATGAAGGGATTGCAGGCTACCGACCAAGCACTATTGAAGATATGAAAGCATTTTGTGAGAAATATCATGTGCCTTATACTATTGTTTCCTATAAAGAAGCATTGGGCAAAACGCTTGATGAAATGAAAGTGCTTTTGAAAGAAAAGCCGTGCACAATCTGCGGGGCATTTCGTCGATATTTATTGAATAAGAAAGCACGCGAACTTGGCGCGACAAAACTCGTCACTGGGCACAACCTTGATGATGAATCACAGGCGGTATTGATGAATTTATTGAAACATCAAGTTGATTTATTGCCTCGCCTTGGTCCCATCACAGGCATGGTGAAAGATACCGCTTTTGTTCCACGGATCAAGCCCCTGTATTTTGTGACAGAAAAAGAAATTGCTGCGTACGCGTTTTTGCAAGGATTAGGAGTGCGATATGTAGAATGTCCGAACGCTGTTGGCGCATATCGAGCAAAAGTAGGAGATACGCTGAATGATCTTGAGAGATTGTATCCAGGAGGGAAGGCGCGGTTGCTCAAGCATTTTGTTTCACGATTGCCGTTGTTGAAAAAGAAATTGCGCAATGTTCCTTTACTCCGTCATTGTCAGACCTGTGATGAACCTTGTGTTGGGGAGTATTGCAAGGCGTGTATGTTGTTGAAGGAGTTGGGAGCATAA
- a CDS encoding methyltransferase domain-containing protein: MKRFTERKTEEYYDAEDKIYLSFWDAKGTCHFGLFTDDESHILAAENLTYFMIKNASINAHSIVLDVGCGDGEGDVQVVRKTGCKLVGIDVSGVRIAHAKQKAKQQKLDHVLKFFKSSATDLKYRDNSFTHVISQSSIYHVHDKIKALGEIYRVLQHKGIFVFDDLIKPQKQISKDAQKWVYERLLFDTPFSFTSYQTQLKKTGFEIIQAMDISQHMSKTYKKLIKILQDKIANGENSKYHERYAYLIKAYQKTIEATNKKEIGWAIYVCRKP; encoded by the coding sequence ATGAAGCGATTTACTGAACGCAAGACAGAAGAATACTATGACGCAGAGGATAAAATTTATTTATCATTTTGGGATGCGAAGGGAACGTGTCATTTTGGGCTTTTTACCGATGATGAAAGTCATATTTTGGCAGCTGAGAACTTAACTTATTTTATGATCAAAAATGCAAGTATTAACGCACATTCTATTGTTTTGGATGTTGGGTGCGGGGATGGTGAAGGAGATGTTCAAGTTGTAAGAAAAACAGGATGTAAGCTCGTTGGTATAGATGTAAGTGGTGTTCGTATAGCGCATGCAAAACAGAAGGCGAAACAGCAAAAACTGGACCATGTGCTCAAATTTTTCAAATCATCAGCAACAGACCTTAAATATAGGGATAATAGTTTCACTCATGTCATAAGTCAGTCGAGTATTTATCATGTTCATGATAAGATAAAAGCGTTGGGCGAGATATATAGAGTTTTGCAACACAAAGGCATTTTTGTATTTGATGATTTAATAAAGCCCCAAAAGCAAATAAGCAAAGATGCGCAAAAATGGGTGTATGAACGGCTTCTCTTTGATACTCCTTTTTCTTTTACGTCATATCAAACACAATTAAAAAAGACAGGTTTTGAAATTATTCAAGCGATGGACATATCACAACACATGAGTAAGACATATAAAAAATTAATAAAAATACTTCAAGATAAAATTGCTAACGGAGAAAACAGCAAATATCATGAGAGGTATGCGTATCTTATAAAAGCGTATCAAAAAACAATTGAAGCAACAAATAAAAAAGAAATAGGGTGGGCAATCTACGTTTGTAGAAAACCATAA
- a CDS encoding TATA-box-binding protein, protein MPKAKPTKAAKSKESIKGTEPAKRDIQIVNIVVSTSLEHDIPLEKMAATLSNTEYNPEQFPGLVIRIREPKTSALIFSSGKVVCTGARTLEKVEESLQQIIKSLEKINIKIKIKPKINVQNIVASGSVGMDLNLNVLAMKLENTEYEPEQFPGLVYKLPQAKATFLLFSNGKIVCTGTKSEEQVNDAVDKLIENLKKTKGK, encoded by the coding sequence ATGCCAAAAGCAAAACCAACGAAAGCAGCAAAGTCGAAAGAATCTATTAAAGGGACAGAGCCTGCAAAACGCGATATTCAGATAGTAAACATTGTTGTTTCTACTTCTTTGGAGCATGACATTCCATTAGAGAAGATGGCTGCGACATTGAGTAATACAGAATACAATCCAGAACAATTTCCAGGTTTAGTCATAAGAATTAGAGAGCCAAAAACAAGTGCGCTCATCTTCAGTTCAGGAAAAGTAGTATGCACTGGCGCTCGAACATTGGAAAAAGTAGAAGAATCCTTGCAGCAAATTATCAAGAGCCTTGAAAAAATTAACATTAAAATCAAGATCAAGCCAAAAATCAATGTGCAGAACATTGTTGCGTCAGGCAGTGTGGGTATGGATCTCAATCTGAACGTGCTTGCGATGAAATTGGAAAACACAGAGTACGAGCCAGAACAGTTCCCAGGTCTTGTTTACAAGTTACCGCAGGCAAAAGCAACCTTCTTATTGTTCAGTAACGGAAAGATTGTCTGTACAGGAACAAAGAGTGAAGAGCAGGTTAATGATGCAGTGGATAAGCTCATCGAAAACTTGAAGAAGACAAAAGGGAAGTAA
- a CDS encoding exo-alpha-sialidase — MKSLTPFFLIIIILFGCSNQEIEKQIKITDNKIVDSQSGSAEDLIYQTLKERGEQLAKKYQFSPDPEFRIDYASNPLIMGYTDGILSLGYEYQTKELKNAPSERGYLATTEDGLEFSEGRRFTSEESRGPFIQLADGTYKRYRENNEGYVVSESSSDGLSFYQDAGTRYNLNEYDQGRMGVRTFFVDAEGGVVLLYNSDVIDENGNEIIYVRRAYSEPENNGEDFVFEDDDVLEIKNSDGIPLSFADPHAIVLEDGTILLITMHQKPGPKPPLGKTGTLYLFISTDGGRTFAEGGEILDYTDYSDLEVRSLNDPKFILLEDGALKLYFAAMVPDETDYKWIIVSATAHYS; from the coding sequence ATGAAAAGTTTAACTCCTTTTTTTTTGATTATAATTATACTTTTTGGTTGTTCCAACCAAGAGATTGAAAAACAAATAAAAATTACAGATAATAAAATAGTTGACTCACAATCTGGATCTGCAGAAGATCTTATTTATCAAACATTAAAAGAAAGAGGAGAACAACTTGCAAAAAAATATCAATTTAGCCCAGATCCTGAGTTTAGAATAGATTATGCCTCAAATCCTTTAATTATGGGTTACACAGATGGGATTCTAAGTTTAGGATATGAGTATCAGACAAAAGAGTTAAAAAATGCTCCTAGCGAAAGGGGATATCTCGCAACAACAGAGGATGGCTTAGAATTTTCAGAAGGAAGGAGATTTACTTCAGAAGAATCTCGTGGACCATTTATTCAACTTGCTGATGGAACATATAAAAGATACAGGGAAAATAATGAAGGATATGTTGTGAGTGAAAGCTCTTCAGATGGTCTTTCTTTTTATCAAGATGCAGGAACACGATATAATTTAAATGAATATGATCAAGGACGGATGGGAGTAAGAACTTTTTTTGTTGATGCAGAAGGAGGGGTTGTTCTTTTGTATAACAGTGATGTTATAGATGAAAATGGGAATGAAATTATTTATGTTCGAAGAGCATATTCTGAACCAGAGAACAATGGAGAAGATTTTGTTTTTGAAGACGACGATGTTCTTGAAATAAAAAACAGTGATGGAATCCCGCTAAGTTTTGCTGATCCACATGCAATTGTATTAGAAGATGGAACAATTTTACTTATTACTATGCATCAAAAACCTGGACCCAAACCTCCTTTAGGAAAAACAGGAACATTATATCTTTTCATAAGCACTGATGGAGGAAGAACATTTGCAGAAGGAGGAGAAATTTTAGATTATACAGATTATTCAGATTTAGAAGTTCGTTCATTAAATGACCCTAAATTTATTTTGCTTGAAGATGGCGCATTGAAACTCTATTTTGCTGCAATGGTCCCTGATGAAACAGATTACAAGTGGATTATTGTTAGTGCAACTGCTCACTACAGCTAG
- a CDS encoding DUF433 domain-containing protein has protein sequence MAEVIIDQKTRHGKPVIKGTRITVDEVLEMLETGMTYEEIQKEYGLTKEQVLSVIRYTSSIISGVEVHKIPA, from the coding sequence ATGGCAGAAGTAATCATTGACCAAAAAACGAGACATGGAAAGCCAGTAATTAAGGGAACTCGAATTACAGTAGATGAAGTGCTGGAAATGTTAGAGACAGGAATGACGTATGAAGAGATTCAAAAAGAATATGGTTTGACAAAGGAACAAGTTCTTTCGGTCATACGATACACTTCTTCAATAATTTCAGGGGTAGAGGTTCATAAAATCCCTGCATAA
- a CDS encoding Lrp/AsnC family transcriptional regulator, giving the protein MTYKLDLINRKILYELDKNCRISDNQLAKKVNLSRESIRNRIKKLQKEGIIQGFITSINPSKFGYMFFKLYFQLANNPKERERFYEYFKKIPGLYWFGGNDGVWDFHSTIYARNVKEFNDLKNKIYTEFRGLIIKRDVGILVNVRQYTKRYLHEKFKEISEPAIFADDIIDNKLDELDQKILNNLAQNARIGLVELSKKIKSTVDIVRNRIRKMEEKKIILQYRIAVDHTKLGYDMFKAFIYFNNLSEQDEKRLFEYAKQNNKILYLIRQLSAWDIELEIMAESYEEFSSLMDEIRLKFVDSLRNYEFVLMREDIWVFGEKDIF; this is encoded by the coding sequence ATGACTTATAAATTAGATTTAATAAACAGAAAAATTTTATATGAACTAGATAAAAATTGCCGAATTAGTGATAACCAGCTAGCCAAAAAAGTAAACTTATCACGTGAATCAATAAGAAACAGAATAAAGAAATTACAAAAAGAGGGCATAATTCAGGGATTTATTACCTCTATTAACCCTAGTAAATTTGGTTACATGTTTTTCAAGCTTTACTTCCAATTGGCTAATAATCCAAAAGAAAGAGAAAGATTTTATGAATACTTCAAGAAAATCCCTGGTCTTTATTGGTTTGGAGGTAATGATGGAGTCTGGGATTTTCATTCAACAATTTACGCAAGAAATGTTAAAGAATTTAATGATCTTAAGAACAAAATTTATACGGAATTTAGGGGTTTGATAATAAAAAGAGATGTTGGGATTCTAGTTAATGTTCGTCAATATACAAAAAGATACCTCCACGAGAAATTTAAAGAAATATCTGAACCAGCAATCTTTGCTGATGATATTATCGATAATAAGCTGGATGAGTTAGATCAAAAAATTTTAAATAACCTTGCTCAAAATGCCAGAATTGGTTTAGTCGAATTATCTAAAAAAATAAAATCTACAGTGGATATCGTGAGAAACAGAATTAGAAAAATGGAGGAGAAAAAAATCATTCTTCAATATCGTATTGCAGTTGACCATACGAAATTAGGTTATGATATGTTTAAAGCATTTATTTATTTTAATAATTTATCCGAACAGGATGAAAAAAGATTATTTGAATATGCAAAACAAAATAATAAAATCCTCTATCTAATACGACAACTATCCGCTTGGGATATTGAACTAGAGATTATGGCTGAAAGTTATGAGGAATTTAGCAGTCTTATGGACGAGATTAGATTAAAATTTGTGGATTCATTGAGAAACTACGAATTTGTATTAATGAGAGAAGATATTTGGGTCTTTGGTGAAAAAGACATTTTCTAA
- a CDS encoding translation initiation factor IF-2 subunit beta encodes MVEGYEKLVEKAYKVLPETVVKEERFTVPKVRGHLQGNRTIISNFHQIADTLGRKPQHILKYILKELAAPGELKKNGVIMGTKIAASRINEKIEQYVEEFVLCKECKKPDTKLIKEGAFVFMKCMACGARQSVNAKI; translated from the coding sequence ATGGTTGAAGGATATGAAAAATTAGTTGAAAAAGCGTATAAAGTGCTTCCTGAAACAGTTGTGAAAGAAGAGCGATTTACTGTTCCAAAAGTTCGCGGGCATCTTCAAGGAAACAGAACAATTATTAGTAATTTTCATCAGATTGCAGATACACTTGGAAGAAAACCACAACACATTCTCAAATATATTCTCAAAGAACTTGCAGCTCCAGGTGAGTTGAAAAAAAATGGAGTCATTATGGGAACAAAGATTGCTGCTTCCCGAATTAATGAAAAAATTGAACAGTACGTTGAAGAATTTGTTTTGTGCAAAGAATGTAAAAAACCAGACACTAAACTAATCAAAGAAGGCGCTTTTGTTTTCATGAAATGCATGGCATGTGGTGCACGACAGAGTGTCAATGCGAAGATATGA
- a CDS encoding DUF5615 family PIN-like protein, producing MKLFLDENISLLLVFELQKLGFEVEHAISVGLRGAKDGEIAQYAKKQKAILVTKDIEFGSLLLYPKGTHYGLIILRFPCYFTTPLILKHLKIFLINGEEKDLMGKMAIVEIGKYRVRDIE from the coding sequence ATGAAGCTTTTTCTTGATGAGAACATATCTTTACTATTAGTTTTTGAACTTCAGAAACTTGGATTTGAAGTGGAGCATGCAATCAGTGTTGGATTAAGGGGTGCAAAAGATGGAGAGATAGCACAATATGCAAAAAAACAAAAAGCAATTTTAGTAACAAAAGATATTGAGTTTGGGAGCTTGCTTTTATACCCAAAAGGCACTCATTATGGTTTAATCATATTACGGTTTCCTTGTTACTTCACTACTCCTCTTATTCTTAAACATCTTAAAATATTTTTAATAAATGGAGAAGAAAAAGATTTAATGGGGAAGATGGCTATTGTTGAGATAGGAAAGTATAGAGTGAGGGACATAGAATGA
- a CDS encoding MoaD/ThiS family protein, whose protein sequence is MDVFIERTGKKLTLTYQGKAQGLLEHLKLNPETVLVVRNDQLVTEQEKLRNSDSIKILSVISGG, encoded by the coding sequence ATGGATGTTTTTATAGAACGAACGGGTAAAAAGCTTACACTGACTTATCAAGGAAAAGCACAAGGACTCTTAGAGCACCTTAAACTCAATCCTGAAACTGTTCTCGTGGTACGAAATGATCAACTCGTTACAGAACAAGAGAAACTTAGAAATAGTGATAGCATTAAGATTCTTTCTGTTATTTCTGGTGGCTAA
- a CDS encoding type II toxin-antitoxin system VapC family toxin, whose translation MDKVCVTTEILCDLLANKTEIVEQIAKIEKTANIAVAPFVLFELFCIAEASEKPTENTAAVWDLLHRMTLLEWTPEACAEAAKMFTRFQKEGKKVDLRDIFIGVLAARNNYALFTTTPDLYKEIPEIKIYK comes from the coding sequence ATGGATAAAGTATGTGTGACAACAGAAATACTCTGCGATCTTCTCGCAAATAAAACAGAGATTGTCGAGCAGATTGCAAAGATAGAGAAAACTGCGAACATCGCAGTTGCACCTTTTGTTTTGTTTGAACTTTTTTGCATCGCAGAAGCATCAGAAAAGCCTACAGAGAACACTGCTGCTGTCTGGGATCTCCTTCATCGGATGACCCTGCTGGAATGGACACCAGAAGCGTGCGCAGAAGCAGCAAAGATGTTTACTCGATTTCAAAAAGAAGGGAAAAAAGTGGATTTGCGCGATATCTTCATTGGCGTTCTTGCAGCCAGAAACAATTATGCTCTTTTTACAACGACTCCTGATTTGTACAAAGAGATTCCTGAGATCAAAATATATAAATGA
- a CDS encoding pyridoxal-phosphate dependent enzyme — translation MVRENIILEPAPIVKSRTIDDFCRKRNVLIKDCSKVRTLDGFSSGTFKDYRSSRLVNDFGERDPVLYSIVYTTAGYSLGNIAREYNQLNGMDGENGVKVMSIIDQRLDERVKRLLAGCSELVEISLSDRIYSREEIREIVLKTVGETERDCIDIENYDLSYNQLAKEVLACSPDYVFMPLGGGEAINSTLNLFQTISKTGRKVPRLIAATIKASVYGGRTQEDSIADKLVTPYSELFPKINRAIGEYGEIIVVEETEIMPTYFALQQCGIKAEPSAAVAFAAAKKINVPENEIVLVVNSGSGIYFDENHTLRGAIWG, via the coding sequence ATGGTACGAGAAAATATTATATTGGAACCAGCACCCATAGTTAAAAGTAGAACAATTGATGATTTTTGTAGGAAACGGAATGTATTAATTAAAGATTGCAGTAAAGTACGAACTCTGGATGGTTTTTCTTCTGGAACATTCAAAGATTATCGTAGTTCAAGATTGGTTAATGATTTTGGAGAAAGAGATCCTGTTTTATATTCAATCGTTTATACTACAGCAGGCTATAGTTTAGGAAATATTGCACGAGAATACAATCAGCTAAATGGCATGGATGGAGAGAACGGAGTTAAAGTAATGAGTATAATTGACCAAAGATTAGATGAAAGAGTTAAAAGATTATTGGCTGGTTGTTCAGAATTAGTTGAAATTTCTTTAAGTGATAGAATTTATTCAAGAGAAGAGATAAGAGAAATAGTTCTTAAGACAGTTGGAGAAACAGAAAGAGACTGTATTGATATTGAAAATTACGATTTAAGTTATAATCAACTCGCTAAAGAGGTCTTAGCTTGTAGTCCCGATTATGTTTTCATGCCATTAGGTGGTGGGGAAGCAATAAACTCAACTTTGAATCTTTTCCAAACCATTAGTAAGACTGGAAGGAAAGTACCACGATTAATCGCAGCAACAATTAAAGCGAGTGTGTATGGGGGTAGAACACAAGAAGATTCAATTGCAGATAAATTAGTAACACCCTATTCAGAATTGTTTCCAAAAATAAATAGAGCCATTGGTGAATACGGAGAGATTATCGTTGTAGAAGAAACAGAAATTATGCCGACTTATTTTGCTCTTCAGCAATGTGGAATTAAAGCTGAACCGAGTGCGGCAGTTGCATTTGCTGCTGCCAAAAAGATAAATGTTCCTGAAAATGAGATTGTTTTGGTAGTTAATAGCGGTTCTGGAATTTATTTTGATGAGAATCATACTCTAAGGGGTGCAATATGGGGTTAG
- a CDS encoding AbrB/MazE/SpoVT family DNA-binding domain-containing protein translates to MEYAIAKVSTKGQIVIPSSLRDDVETGDEFLMIKDDGRFILKSMKSLASNLREDLAFAEEVEKAWQEYDNGKFQRKSKEDFLKELRAC, encoded by the coding sequence ATGGAATACGCAATAGCAAAAGTAAGCACAAAGGGGCAAATAGTCATCCCTTCATCTTTAAGAGATGATGTAGAAACAGGAGATGAATTTCTCATGATAAAAGATGATGGAAGGTTTATACTAAAAAGTATGAAATCCCTTGCTTCAAATCTTCGAGAAGACCTTGCCTTTGCGGAAGAAGTAGAGAAAGCATGGCAAGAATATGACAATGGAAAATTTCAGAGAAAATCTAAAGAAGACTTTCTTAAGGAGTTACGTGCATGTTAG
- a CDS encoding type II toxin-antitoxin system RelE/ParE family toxin, whose protein sequence is MLEIEHRENFLKKVSKIKHRATKEQIKKQVEKIIENPEIGKPMMYSRKGTRELYVKPYRLAYAYFQEEEKIVFIDLYHKDEQ, encoded by the coding sequence ATGTTAGAAATAGAACATAGAGAAAATTTCCTTAAGAAAGTGAGCAAGATAAAGCACCGAGCCACTAAAGAACAAATCAAAAAACAAGTTGAGAAAATAATAGAAAACCCCGAAATAGGAAAACCGATGATGTATAGCAGAAAAGGAACTCGTGAATTATATGTGAAACCATATAGATTAGCATATGCATATTTCCAAGAAGAAGAAAAGATTGTCTTCATTGATTTATATCATAAAGACGAGCAGTAG
- a CDS encoding nucleotidyltransferase domain-containing protein, which translates to MTTLTQNERKIVLILFKEYTVFYNANSISKVLNISHVGAQKILKRLLQENLVISKTIGKSIIYKLNFNDQYVSQLVAFLLADEANKFKRWKEEFKELFKKERIVLLFGSAVKDYTHAYDIDIMIVIENKEVKEVNAILKKKEEILPKKLHDIKLTQQDLLENLKKRDKAFVDIIKNAIILYGQDTYVGIVKNVASL; encoded by the coding sequence ATGACAACTTTAACTCAGAATGAACGAAAAATTGTGCTGATCCTATTTAAAGAGTACACTGTTTTTTACAATGCGAATTCAATAAGTAAAGTTTTGAATATCAGCCACGTTGGCGCCCAAAAGATATTGAAGAGACTTCTTCAGGAAAATCTAGTAATTAGTAAAACAATAGGGAAGTCCATAATTTACAAACTCAATTTTAATGATCAGTATGTCAGCCAGCTGGTCGCTTTTTTGCTCGCAGATGAAGCCAATAAATTCAAACGATGGAAAGAAGAGTTTAAAGAACTTTTTAAGAAAGAGAGAATAGTCCTGCTTTTTGGCTCCGCTGTTAAAGATTATACTCATGCCTATGATATAGATATAATGATAGTTATAGAAAATAAAGAAGTCAAAGAAGTAAATGCTATCTTAAAGAAAAAAGAAGAAATACTTCCTAAAAAGCTTCATGATATTAAATTAACTCAGCAGGATTTATTGGAAAATCTTAAAAAGAGAGATAAAGCATTCGTTGATATTATCAAAAATGCAATTATTCTTTATGGTCAAGATACATATGTGGGGATAGTAAAAAATGTCGCAAGCCTCTAA
- a CDS encoding methionine adenosyltransferase, producing the protein MKNIIIEESKKYLVQNFPVEMVERKGRGHPDTLIDGIMENVSLYLSQEYSVKYGKIRHHNVDKGLLCGGATKVEFGGGHFTKPIKVILSGRAYGGISIEEIAQRAARDYLRRAVPHLNLDTDVVVESTITEIWPSWNEVTERSRVPLANDTSFGIGYAPLTDTERLVLGIEEYLNSPAFKAKYPWTGEDIKVMGLRTNDAIELTVAVALISRYIGSLENYIEAKRTLEKEATGFAQTQTDKKVYVKVNHADSVEAGSIYLTVSGTSAEMGDDGSVGRGNRANGLITPFRPMTLEAIAGKNPVSHTGKIYSILAFEIAERIVRELPQVENVEVYLLSRIGQPIDDPQNVSALITTNERYFSSIQSKVKDIICEELSQVASFADRLIRHK; encoded by the coding sequence ATGAAAAATATAATTATTGAGGAATCCAAGAAATATCTCGTACAGAATTTTCCTGTAGAAATGGTAGAAAGAAAAGGGAGAGGTCATCCCGATACGCTAATAGATGGAATTATGGAAAATGTAAGCCTATATTTAAGTCAGGAATATTCAGTAAAGTATGGAAAAATAAGACATCATAATGTAGATAAAGGACTTCTCTGTGGAGGAGCCACGAAAGTTGAATTTGGTGGGGGTCATTTTACCAAGCCAATTAAAGTAATATTAAGTGGTCGTGCTTATGGTGGAATTTCAATAGAAGAAATTGCCCAAAGAGCAGCACGTGATTACCTGAGAAGAGCAGTTCCTCATCTTAATCTTGATACAGATGTAGTAGTAGAATCTACAATCACCGAAATTTGGCCAAGTTGGAATGAAGTAACAGAGCGATCTAGGGTTCCTCTGGCTAATGACACTAGTTTTGGAATAGGATATGCGCCATTAACCGATACAGAAAGATTAGTTTTAGGGATTGAAGAATATTTGAATTCTCCTGCATTTAAAGCAAAATATCCATGGACAGGAGAAGATATAAAAGTTATGGGTCTAAGGACTAATGATGCAATTGAGTTAACAGTAGCAGTTGCGTTAATTTCTCGTTATATTGGAAGTTTGGAGAATTATATTGAAGCTAAAAGAACACTGGAAAAAGAAGCGACTGGATTTGCTCAAACTCAAACAGATAAGAAAGTTTATGTTAAAGTAAATCATGCTGACAGTGTAGAGGCAGGATCAATATATCTGACTGTAAGTGGAACAAGTGCTGAAATGGGTGATGATGGTAGTGTAGGAAGAGGGAATAGAGCAAACGGTTTAATTACTCCATTTAGACCTATGACACTCGAAGCGATTGCTGGTAAGAATCCAGTGAGTCATACTGGAAAAATTTATTCCATTCTTGCTTTTGAAATTGCCGAAAGAATTGTGAGAGAGTTACCACAGGTAGAAAATGTAGAGGTTTATTTACTCTCCAGAATTGGACAGCCAATAGATGACCCTCAAAATGTCTCCGCTTTAATAACGACCAATGAGAGATATTTTTCATCAATCCAAAGTAAAGTTAAAGATATAATTTGTGAAGAACTTTCCCAAGTTGCTAGTTTTGCTGATAGATTAATTCGTCATAAATAA
- a CDS encoding stage II sporulation protein M, giving the protein MVLESLVTPLTAEERPWQMFFLGILFSLVGIGFSVWVFEGQSSLVMVFLIVMASIPIVFNTMRLEERKDEMDYSETYLLKEHAKALSLFMFLFAGIVVASAAVYVFAPEENLDALFNVQTQAIMDVNSRVSGSVINPDALPLIFLNNLKVLIFCILFAFVYGVGAIFILVWNATVIGVALGDFIRSQLGSVASVFGYLSTAHYFQVISLGVLRYATHGVLEILAYFIAGLAGGIISISVVRHNFGTPKFDRVLLDSAGLMIMSLVVLFVAAVVEVYVTPLFFI; this is encoded by the coding sequence ATGGTTCTGGAATCATTAGTAACCCCATTGACTGCAGAAGAGCGGCCATGGCAGATGTTTTTTCTTGGCATTTTATTCTCATTGGTGGGTATAGGCTTCAGTGTCTGGGTGTTTGAAGGACAATCCTCATTAGTCATGGTTTTTCTCATAGTCATGGCATCCATCCCTATTGTTTTCAATACCATGCGATTGGAAGAAAGAAAAGATGAAATGGACTATTCAGAAACGTATTTGTTAAAAGAGCACGCAAAAGCACTCTCTTTGTTCATGTTCTTGTTTGCGGGGATTGTCGTTGCAAGTGCTGCGGTGTATGTGTTTGCTCCGGAAGAAAATTTAGATGCCTTGTTTAATGTGCAGACACAGGCAATTATGGATGTAAACAGCAGAGTATCTGGAAGTGTCATAAATCCTGATGCGCTTCCATTAATATTCTTGAATAATCTCAAAGTCCTCATCTTTTGCATCTTGTTTGCGTTTGTGTATGGTGTCGGTGCAATTTTCATTTTAGTGTGGAATGCAACAGTTATTGGTGTGGCGCTGGGGGATTTCATCCGTTCGCAGCTAGGTTCAGTTGCTTCTGTGTTTGGCTACTTGAGCACTGCGCATTATTTCCAAGTTATTTCTTTGGGGGTTCTGCGCTATGCAACACATGGAGTCTTAGAAATTCTTGCGTATTTCATTGCAGGGCTTGCGGGAGGGATAATCTCCATTTCTGTCGTTCGCCATAATTTCGGAACACCAAAGTTTGATCGCGTTTTGTTAGACTCAGCAGGATTAATGATTATGTCTTTAGTCGTGCTGTTTGTTGCCGCAGTAGTGGAAGTCTATGTAACGCCGTTGTTCTTTATTTAA